In Leptospira perdikensis, a single genomic region encodes these proteins:
- a CDS encoding SDR family NAD(P)-dependent oxidoreductase, which produces MKNAYVTGASQGIGKEFVRALAKDYNVFLISRTESDLKKVILELEPKSRGILKYFALDLTKKKDVEELASIITKDKDVELVVNNAGFGTVGEFAALPLEKELDEVNLNVKTLVHLSHVALNRFKKNKKGYLINVASIAGYLPAPGSAIYAATKAFVKSFTESIHEEAKLHGIYVQALCPGLTHSDFHQRAGINKSKYPSFMWQDADVVVEESLSALRHNEAVCITGSFNQGAVTISELIPRGFLRRLSGKYLKLEEE; this is translated from the coding sequence ATGAAAAATGCATATGTCACTGGCGCATCCCAAGGAATTGGAAAAGAATTTGTTCGTGCTCTTGCTAAAGACTACAATGTCTTTTTAATTTCCCGTACGGAATCCGATTTAAAAAAAGTAATTTTAGAATTAGAACCGAAATCTCGAGGTATCTTAAAATACTTTGCTCTTGACCTTACAAAGAAAAAAGATGTGGAAGAACTCGCAAGTATCATCACAAAAGATAAAGATGTAGAACTTGTAGTAAACAATGCAGGATTTGGAACTGTTGGTGAGTTTGCAGCTTTACCACTCGAAAAAGAACTAGATGAAGTAAATCTAAATGTAAAAACATTAGTTCATTTAAGCCATGTTGCTCTTAACCGATTTAAAAAAAATAAAAAAGGATATTTGATTAATGTGGCATCTATCGCAGGTTATTTGCCAGCTCCAGGCAGTGCTATTTATGCCGCAACCAAAGCATTTGTAAAATCCTTCACAGAGTCCATCCACGAAGAGGCAAAACTTCACGGAATATATGTACAAGCACTTTGTCCAGGGCTTACCCATTCAGATTTTCACCAAAGAGCAGGAATTAATAAATCCAAATATCCTTCGTTTATGTGGCAAGATGCTGATGTAGTGGTAGAAGAATCACTGAGTGCACTTCGCCATAACGAAGCAGTATGTATCACAGGTTCGTTCAACCAAGGTGCGGTTACCATTTCCGAACTCATTCCACGAGGCTTCTTACGAAGGTTAAGTGGTAAATACTTAAAACTAGAAGAGGAATAG
- a CDS encoding GNAT family N-acetyltransferase yields the protein MSHSFRRLGESDLSLLLHWESLCFPGEEWTEKMIQTHLEFHVAFVLGSPDGECYALVCETPWEIEIFRIATLPNYRKLGLAKQLLLSLFQEFPKKEFFLEVKESNEAAIRLYQSVGFLELERRKKYYPDGSTAVLMKRNPPE from the coding sequence ATGTCTCATAGTTTTCGAAGGTTGGGTGAATCGGATCTTTCCCTCCTCCTCCATTGGGAATCCCTCTGTTTCCCCGGCGAGGAATGGACAGAAAAGATGATCCAAACCCATCTTGAATTCCATGTGGCTTTTGTTTTGGGAAGTCCCGATGGGGAGTGTTATGCTCTCGTTTGCGAAACTCCTTGGGAGATTGAAATTTTTCGTATCGCGACACTTCCCAACTATCGAAAGTTAGGTTTAGCAAAACAACTTTTGTTATCCCTCTTCCAAGAATTTCCCAAAAAAGAATTTTTCCTGGAAGTTAAGGAATCAAACGAAGCGGCCATCAGACTTTACCAGTCAGTTGGCTTTTTAGAATTAGAAAGACGTAAAAAATACTATCCGGACGGATCCACAGCCGTTCTGATGAAAAGGAATCCACCTGAATGA
- a CDS encoding tetratricopeptide repeat protein, translating into MGTKNSRFSLVSLPLGILFLLLGFSFIGCDYLKSLTESKYRKRIGGDLPTEKDIVNWKEKLALEEAEIEEMDKRIRKMVQKSNQSAALSWKIARAYMRAGSADLGSRYYEEAIGESLPNTKQGGFEIHSYESALPYFEKAIQSGKLDKQLLYETAVAYANASKDMGWEHTRRNRAIGLFKQLSKLDKEDSRFPFQLALIYFDSSLKDEAWNGKTSNGYDEVETAFSLLDQILRKEPYNVPTRFAKANFLYQVGKSNLAYDEYIRIKSVLEEMKEKGNIREPLEENSSYRNVIKNLNQLGAQNKSN; encoded by the coding sequence ATGGGCACAAAAAACAGCAGGTTTTCTTTGGTTTCACTGCCACTGGGCATCCTATTTCTTTTGCTCGGATTTAGTTTTATAGGTTGTGACTATTTAAAGTCACTTACCGAATCCAAATATCGCAAGCGGATTGGTGGCGATCTTCCCACAGAAAAAGACATCGTCAATTGGAAAGAGAAGTTAGCTTTGGAAGAGGCAGAAATTGAGGAGATGGACAAACGGATCCGTAAAATGGTCCAAAAGTCCAACCAATCGGCAGCCCTTTCTTGGAAAATTGCCAGAGCCTATATGCGGGCCGGTTCTGCGGACCTCGGTTCTCGTTATTATGAAGAAGCTATTGGAGAATCCTTACCAAATACAAAACAAGGTGGGTTTGAAATCCATTCCTATGAATCTGCCTTACCTTACTTTGAGAAAGCCATTCAATCAGGAAAACTAGATAAACAATTGTTATATGAAACTGCAGTGGCTTACGCCAATGCATCAAAAGATATGGGTTGGGAGCATACAAGGCGCAATCGTGCGATTGGTTTATTCAAACAACTTTCCAAATTAGACAAAGAAGATTCTCGTTTCCCTTTTCAGTTGGCCCTCATTTATTTTGATTCTTCTTTGAAGGATGAAGCGTGGAATGGAAAAACTTCCAATGGTTATGATGAAGTGGAAACAGCATTTTCTCTTTTGGATCAAATTCTTCGTAAAGAGCCATACAATGTTCCTACACGGTTTGCCAAAGCCAATTTTTTATATCAGGTTGGTAAATCGAATTTAGCTTATGATGAATACATTCGAATCAAATCTGTTTTGGAAGAGATGAAAGAAAAAGGAAACATCAGAGAACCTTTGGAAGAGAATTCTTCTTATCGTAATGTCATCAAAAACTTGAACCAATTAGGGGCCCAAAACAAATCAAATTAA
- a CDS encoding DNA-processing protein DprA, translated as MVVSILGHPRISSFLRKTRVWCKYSHFSELYQVLPSYFEEEFWNQCLDECKQWEKKRNPLWRLLHFYDQNYPKNLKEIYDPPLVIACLGNFQLLQSPMVAIVGTRKSSPVSLLATKELVRFVSLNKGLAVVSGMALGVDRQAFLSALDLGVPVVGVLGTTLGMEYPPGNRDLYKRIKEDSKQLLLTEFLLKTEPAKWTFPKRNRVISGLSERVYIMESGRKSGTISTAYSAMEQNREIYVFDHPKQFDNEGGKLLLRQGAQRIFGETRIVKEEVNSNEMSYEEWKTKQTISSGIERDGEWDINFTL; from the coding sequence GTGGTCGTTTCGATTTTAGGTCATCCCCGGATTTCCTCTTTTCTTCGAAAAACAAGGGTTTGGTGTAAGTATTCTCACTTTTCTGAACTCTATCAGGTTTTACCCAGTTATTTCGAAGAAGAGTTTTGGAATCAATGTTTGGATGAGTGTAAACAATGGGAAAAAAAACGGAATCCCCTTTGGAGACTTTTACATTTTTACGACCAAAATTATCCAAAGAATTTAAAAGAAATTTATGATCCACCTCTTGTGATTGCTTGTTTGGGGAATTTTCAGTTATTACAATCTCCTATGGTTGCCATAGTCGGAACAAGAAAATCATCGCCGGTTTCGTTACTTGCTACAAAAGAATTGGTTCGTTTCGTGTCATTAAACAAAGGTTTGGCGGTAGTATCCGGTATGGCCCTCGGGGTTGATCGCCAAGCTTTCCTTTCTGCTTTGGACTTGGGGGTACCTGTCGTAGGTGTTCTTGGGACCACTCTTGGGATGGAATACCCTCCGGGAAACAGAGATTTATACAAAAGGATCAAAGAAGATTCAAAACAACTCCTGCTTACTGAATTTTTATTAAAAACGGAACCTGCCAAATGGACTTTTCCGAAACGCAATCGTGTCATCTCTGGTCTTTCTGAAAGAGTTTACATTATGGAATCGGGTCGAAAGTCAGGAACCATTTCCACGGCTTACAGTGCTATGGAACAAAATCGGGAAATTTATGTTTTTGATCATCCCAAACAATTTGATAACGAGGGAGGGAAGTTATTATTACGACAAGGGGCTCAAAGAATATTTGGTGAAACTAGGATAGTGAAAGAAGAAGTGAATTCAAATGAGATGAGTTATGAAGAATGGAAAACAAAACAAACCATCTCTTCCGGAATTGAAAGAGATGGTGAATGGGATATAAATTTTACCCTTTGA
- a CDS encoding calcium/sodium antiporter, which translates to MDAFLTATFQTLPLPVLLLVIIGSILVLGKAADVLVDEAVSLSARWGVPKMIIGATIVSLGTTLPEVSVSVLSALEGNPGIALGNAVGSIICDTGLILGIAILISPPDIDKRLVNRQGWIQVLSGFLLVFAALPWSNLTSAFSTGGRIDQGTGFVFLLLLAVYIYLSIRWSRSKPGEVEAGLDETTEYDESPFWIVFLKLFAAIAFVILSSKVLIPSVQETAVRLSIPESIIGATLVAFGTSLPELVTAIQASRRGHSELAVGNIIGADILNVLFVSGAAAAVTRNGLEAPVSFFTFYFPSMLIVLILFRLGIVFSKDKIKRPFGVFLLFIYVLATIAGFVFKG; encoded by the coding sequence ATGGATGCATTTCTTACTGCAACTTTTCAAACCCTTCCCTTGCCAGTTCTTTTACTCGTGATCATTGGCTCCATCCTTGTTTTGGGCAAAGCCGCTGACGTACTTGTAGACGAGGCAGTATCTCTTTCCGCTCGTTGGGGAGTGCCCAAAATGATCATTGGGGCTACCATTGTGAGTTTAGGAACAACCCTTCCTGAAGTTTCCGTATCCGTACTTTCCGCATTGGAAGGGAATCCGGGAATTGCCCTCGGAAACGCAGTTGGTTCTATTATCTGTGATACAGGCCTAATTTTGGGAATTGCAATTCTCATTTCTCCACCTGACATTGACAAACGACTCGTGAACCGTCAAGGTTGGATCCAAGTTTTATCCGGATTTTTACTTGTTTTTGCCGCACTTCCTTGGAGTAACTTAACATCAGCGTTCTCCACTGGTGGAAGAATTGATCAGGGCACAGGATTTGTATTTTTATTACTACTCGCAGTTTACATTTATTTAAGCATTCGTTGGTCTAGATCCAAACCAGGTGAGGTAGAGGCCGGACTTGACGAAACAACGGAATATGATGAATCACCTTTTTGGATCGTATTCTTAAAATTATTTGCGGCAATTGCGTTTGTCATTCTTTCCTCGAAGGTTTTAATTCCCTCAGTTCAAGAAACAGCCGTTAGACTCTCTATCCCTGAATCCATTATCGGTGCCACACTTGTTGCCTTTGGAACTTCGCTTCCAGAACTGGTGACCGCCATCCAAGCATCCAGAAGAGGACACTCGGAACTCGCAGTGGGAAACATCATTGGAGCCGATATTTTGAATGTTCTTTTTGTATCTGGCGCAGCAGCCGCAGTTACAAGAAATGGATTGGAAGCACCAGTTAGTTTTTTTACCTTTTACTTCCCGTCAATGCTCATTGTCCTAATCTTATTCCGTTTAGGAATCGTTTTTTCCAAAGATAAGATTAAACGACCGTTTGGTGTATTTTTACTTTTTATTTATGTCCTCGCAACTATAGCTGGATTTGTTTTCAAAGGGTAA
- a CDS encoding arginine/lysine/ornithine decarboxylase — translation MYQNGIVQFPIIIIDEDFRSENASGLGIRAIAKALEGEGIEVLGVTSYGDLTSFVQQQSRACGFILSIDDEEFTPETEGEVPDALRQLKDFVTQVRHRNADIPLFLYGETRTSRHIPNSILKELHGFIHMFEDTPEFMARAIHREVKSYLDSLPPPFFRALTQYAHDGSYSWHCPGHSGGVAFLKSPVGQMFHQFFGENMLRADVCNAVDELGQLLDHTGPISASERNAARIFQCDSLYFVTNGTSTSNKIVWHSTVAPGDVVIVDRNCHKSILHAITMTGAIPVFLMPTRNHFGIIGPIPKSEFKWENIQKKIAEHPFAKHVKGNPRILTITQSTYDGILYNVEDIKSELDGKISTLHFDEAWLPHASFHRFYTGMHAIGSDRPRPKESMIFATQSTHKLLAGLSQASQILVQNSEKETLDRNLFNEAFLMHTSTSPQYAIIASCDVAAAMMESPGGNALVEESIEEALDFRRAMRKVDLELEEDWWFSVWGPEALIEEGAGERDEWILKANDRWHGFGDIAEGFNMLDPIKATVITPGMSVEGEFADWGIPALILTKYLAEHGIIVEKTGLYSFFIMFTIGITKGRWNTMVTELQQFKDDYDSNQPLWRVMPKFTATYPKYDRIGLRDLCQSMHEVYRANNISHLTTEMYLSPMIPAMKPSEAFSKMAHRDIERVPIDELEGRITSVLLTPYPPGIPLLIPGEKFNMTIIRYLQFAREFNAKFPGFETDIHGLVEEKSESGHATYFVDCVSE, via the coding sequence ATGTATCAAAACGGTATCGTTCAATTTCCTATCATCATCATTGATGAAGATTTTCGTTCCGAAAATGCCAGCGGGCTTGGCATTCGAGCTATTGCAAAAGCACTAGAAGGTGAAGGAATCGAAGTACTGGGAGTTACCAGTTACGGAGATTTAACAAGTTTTGTGCAACAACAGAGCCGGGCATGTGGATTCATTCTCTCCATCGACGATGAAGAGTTCACTCCCGAAACAGAAGGTGAAGTTCCCGATGCTCTCCGCCAATTGAAAGATTTTGTTACGCAAGTCAGACATAGAAACGCTGACATACCGCTGTTTCTTTATGGCGAAACAAGAACAAGTCGCCACATCCCCAATAGTATTTTAAAAGAACTTCATGGCTTCATTCATATGTTTGAAGACACTCCTGAGTTTATGGCTCGTGCCATTCACAGAGAAGTCAAATCTTACTTAGATAGTTTACCTCCTCCTTTTTTTCGTGCCTTAACTCAATATGCACATGATGGAAGTTACAGTTGGCACTGCCCAGGACACTCGGGTGGTGTTGCTTTTTTAAAAAGTCCTGTAGGACAAATGTTTCACCAATTTTTTGGTGAGAACATGCTTCGTGCTGACGTTTGTAATGCGGTAGATGAACTGGGGCAACTTTTAGACCATACTGGTCCCATTTCTGCGAGTGAAAGAAACGCAGCTCGGATTTTTCAATGTGATAGTTTGTATTTTGTAACGAACGGAACATCTACTTCTAATAAAATTGTTTGGCATAGTACAGTAGCACCAGGTGATGTTGTCATCGTCGATCGCAACTGTCATAAAAGTATTTTACATGCGATCACTATGACAGGGGCCATTCCTGTATTCTTAATGCCTACGAGAAATCATTTTGGAATCATTGGTCCTATCCCTAAATCGGAATTCAAATGGGAAAATATCCAGAAAAAGATCGCAGAACACCCGTTTGCAAAACACGTAAAAGGAAATCCAAGAATACTCACTATCACACAAAGCACCTATGATGGAATCCTCTACAATGTGGAAGACATCAAGTCAGAGTTAGATGGTAAAATTTCGACTCTTCATTTTGATGAAGCTTGGCTCCCACACGCATCTTTTCATAGATTCTATACAGGGATGCATGCTATTGGATCGGATAGACCTCGTCCCAAAGAAAGTATGATCTTTGCTACTCAGTCCACTCACAAACTTCTTGCCGGTCTCTCCCAAGCAAGCCAGATCCTTGTGCAAAACAGTGAAAAAGAAACCTTAGATAGAAACTTATTTAACGAAGCATTTTTAATGCACACAAGTACGAGTCCTCAGTATGCCATCATCGCTTCTTGTGATGTGGCTGCAGCGATGATGGAATCTCCTGGTGGGAATGCCCTTGTGGAAGAGTCCATTGAGGAAGCTCTCGATTTCCGACGTGCCATGCGAAAAGTGGATTTGGAACTCGAAGAAGATTGGTGGTTTAGTGTTTGGGGCCCGGAAGCCCTCATCGAAGAAGGAGCTGGCGAGAGGGACGAATGGATTCTCAAAGCCAATGACCGTTGGCACGGGTTTGGTGACATTGCAGAAGGATTTAATATGTTGGATCCGATCAAAGCAACCGTCATCACTCCAGGTATGAGTGTGGAAGGAGAATTTGCAGACTGGGGAATTCCTGCTCTCATTCTTACCAAGTATTTAGCGGAACACGGGATCATCGTAGAAAAAACAGGACTTTATAGTTTCTTTATCATGTTTACCATTGGGATTACCAAAGGCCGATGGAATACGATGGTAACTGAATTACAACAATTCAAAGATGATTACGATTCAAACCAACCTCTCTGGCGTGTGATGCCAAAGTTCACTGCTACCTATCCGAAGTATGATCGCATTGGATTACGAGATTTATGCCAATCCATGCACGAAGTGTATCGAGCAAATAATATCTCTCACCTAACAACGGAAATGTATCTTAGTCCGATGATCCCTGCAATGAAACCTTCGGAAGCATTTTCAAAAATGGCACACCGTGATATTGAAAGAGTTCCTATTGATGAGCTGGAAGGAAGGATTACTTCAGTGTTGTTAACACCTTATCCTCCAGGAATCCCTCTCCTCATCCCAGGTGAGAAGTTCAACATGACCATCATTCGTTACTTACAGTTTGCACGTGAGTTTAATGCAAAGTTTCCGGGTTTCGAAACAGACATCCACGGCCTTGTGGAAGAAAAATCAGAATCAGGACATGCCACTTACTTTGTCGATTGTGTATCGGAATAA
- a CDS encoding valine--pyruvate transaminase translates to MAPMKDSLASLWATRLRQNQGIRSLMEDLGQVTGHPDEILLGGGNPAHIPEAEEIFAECFLTLAKDPLLNALLGDYQAPIGNDRFRSLAAEYLSSHLDASLTKDNIAFLNGSQNAYSYLLNIHSGKMTDGSFKKILLPIVPEYIGYADQSIEADAFIATKPEVIPTGNHRFRYGLNKNDFDLSEVGCVALSRPTNPTGNVLSLTDLDWIESKTKKRSLPLLIDLAYGNPFPNLIGEEEPVTYRDGRTLSFSFSKIGLPGVRLGIIVSNPETIQTLSSYAAVGNLAVGNLGVYMMEILFRKDILPLLSKNVLRPFYDKKRELAISIFESTFQKLGVEYEIHDPMGGFFLWIRFPNLSISNHKLYHLCKDKRLFIVSGHYFFPGLNSDFSHTQDCIRLTYCRKEEELARGAHILAEIVATHQMKSK, encoded by the coding sequence ATGGCCCCCATGAAGGATTCTCTCGCTTCCCTTTGGGCCACTCGACTCCGTCAAAACCAAGGCATTCGCTCCCTGATGGAAGATCTCGGCCAAGTCACGGGCCACCCTGATGAAATCCTATTAGGTGGCGGAAATCCAGCCCATATCCCAGAAGCCGAAGAAATCTTTGCTGAATGTTTTCTCACTCTGGCCAAAGACCCCTTACTCAATGCCCTTCTCGGAGACTACCAGGCTCCTATAGGCAACGATCGTTTTCGTTCCCTCGCCGCAGAATATTTATCATCACATTTGGATGCGAGTCTTACAAAAGACAATATTGCTTTTTTGAATGGGAGTCAGAATGCCTATTCGTATTTACTCAACATTCATTCAGGCAAAATGACAGATGGAAGTTTTAAAAAAATCCTTCTACCAATTGTTCCAGAATACATCGGTTATGCGGACCAGTCGATCGAGGCAGATGCTTTTATCGCAACCAAACCGGAAGTGATTCCTACAGGAAATCACAGATTTCGCTATGGGTTAAACAAAAATGACTTTGATCTTTCCGAGGTTGGTTGTGTTGCTCTTTCCAGACCCACAAATCCTACGGGAAATGTTTTATCTTTAACCGACCTAGATTGGATCGAATCAAAAACGAAAAAAAGATCGCTTCCCCTTCTCATTGATTTGGCCTATGGGAATCCTTTTCCCAATTTAATTGGTGAGGAGGAACCAGTTACTTATCGGGATGGTAGAACTTTATCTTTTAGTTTTTCCAAAATTGGTTTGCCGGGCGTTCGATTGGGAATCATCGTATCAAATCCGGAAACAATCCAAACTCTTTCATCATACGCTGCTGTGGGAAATTTAGCTGTGGGAAACCTTGGTGTGTATATGATGGAGATTCTCTTTCGTAAGGACATTCTTCCACTCCTTTCAAAAAACGTATTACGTCCGTTTTATGACAAAAAAAGGGAGTTAGCGATTTCTATCTTTGAATCAACATTCCAAAAACTAGGTGTCGAATACGAAATTCACGATCCTATGGGTGGATTTTTTCTTTGGATTCGTTTTCCGAATCTTTCTATCTCTAACCACAAACTCTATCACCTTTGTAAAGATAAACGGCTCTTCATAGTTTCAGGACATTATTTCTTTCCGGGACTAAACTCTGATTTTTCCCACACTCAAGATTGCATACGTTTGACATATTGCCGTAAGGAAGAAGAATTAGCCAGGGGAGCCCATATCTTAGCTGAGATTGTGGCCACTCACCAGATGAAATCCAAATGA
- a CDS encoding DegT/DnrJ/EryC1/StrS family aminotransferase produces the protein MSTETIQRPVRKEKDIEFFKPTLSREDLKGVLECLVDEHLSTGEIVERFEKTFCHTFKIKHAISSNSLTSAYHLALLALGVKAGDSVLLSSYAPISALDAIFLLQAKPVLVDLKRNSFHPCPEEFLRKKNESGARFALFDHSFGSLIRLSDYSIEGLEVLEDFTEAIGATSETITVGKQSKIAICGLSAENIITTGNGAMIITSEVSLSTAVKSYKSGSSAKRNIGEPKYDYNLVDYQAALGIEQLSKLGVILERKKKIASAYLQAVQNSRLETYFQNPNEDTFQRFPIVVSGKNYEEIQRYFKSIHIGTQRTVDEPLHRVMEENHLEFPNAERLFQRGHCIPIYPNLTKDNVQRIATAIRRIY, from the coding sequence ATGAGCACCGAAACAATACAAAGACCCGTTCGAAAAGAAAAAGATATCGAATTTTTTAAACCCACTCTTTCCCGAGAAGACCTAAAAGGTGTTTTGGAATGCCTCGTGGATGAACATCTCTCTACTGGTGAAATTGTAGAAAGATTTGAAAAAACGTTCTGCCATACTTTCAAAATCAAACATGCTATCTCTTCTAATTCCCTGACATCGGCATATCACTTAGCATTACTTGCGTTAGGTGTGAAAGCGGGAGACTCCGTTTTACTTTCTAGTTATGCTCCGATTTCTGCATTGGATGCCATTTTTCTTTTGCAAGCAAAACCAGTGCTTGTTGATTTGAAACGAAATTCCTTTCATCCATGCCCAGAAGAATTCCTTCGTAAAAAAAATGAATCGGGCGCTCGTTTTGCGCTTTTTGATCATAGTTTCGGATCACTCATTCGTTTGAGTGATTATTCCATTGAGGGATTGGAAGTATTGGAAGATTTTACCGAAGCGATTGGTGCGACTTCCGAAACCATCACTGTGGGAAAACAATCCAAAATTGCCATTTGTGGACTCAGCGCTGAGAACATCATCACCACAGGGAACGGAGCGATGATCATCACTTCCGAAGTTTCTCTTTCTACTGCGGTGAAATCATATAAATCTGGTTCTTCCGCCAAACGTAATATTGGTGAACCAAAGTATGATTACAATTTAGTGGATTACCAAGCGGCTCTTGGAATTGAACAACTTTCAAAACTCGGTGTTATCTTAGAACGAAAGAAAAAAATTGCGTCTGCTTACTTACAAGCGGTGCAAAATTCTAGATTGGAAACCTACTTCCAAAACCCAAATGAAGATACTTTCCAAAGATTTCCTATTGTTGTCTCTGGAAAAAACTACGAAGAGATCCAAAGGTATTTTAAATCCATCCATATTGGAACACAAAGGACAGTAGATGAACCCCTTCATCGTGTAATGGAAGAAAACCATTTGGAATTCCCCAATGCAGAGCGCCTTTTCCAAAGAGGACATTGTATTCCTATTTATCCTAACCTAACAAAAGATAACGTACAAAGGATTGCGACAGCCATCCGACGAATCTATTGA
- a CDS encoding NADase-type glycan-binding domain-containing protein: protein MTFPNSKTYILIVAICLPIFAESLNPPIITSTSQLQPNSKRYTPFFAMDRKLKTSWVEGAEGEGIGESLKIKYKSPISFRSFSIYNGFGDPKLWAANNRIKKLKISTEEGNEEIVTLKDSLSLQMIEFKSELRTKEISLTIQEVYNGTSSENTAIAEVVFNSEQAGSALIPPKNTWAIGKWKTKSNIARIQLHNDGTCEMGYETAKMLCTWTEKGEKVIVSLEATLPLTNTDILEIKRRGNPSDPILEINGKHEFISNRDGV, encoded by the coding sequence ATGACCTTTCCCAATTCAAAGACCTATATACTCATAGTCGCCATCTGTCTGCCAATCTTTGCAGAATCACTCAATCCTCCGATAATCACATCCACAAGTCAACTGCAACCAAATTCAAAACGATACACTCCCTTCTTTGCCATGGATAGGAAACTCAAAACCAGCTGGGTCGAAGGAGCTGAGGGTGAAGGCATTGGTGAATCCTTAAAAATCAAATACAAATCACCAATCAGTTTTCGTTCCTTTTCCATCTACAATGGGTTTGGTGATCCGAAACTTTGGGCGGCAAACAATAGAATCAAAAAACTAAAAATTTCTACAGAAGAAGGAAATGAGGAAATTGTAACTCTAAAAGATAGTTTGTCTCTGCAAATGATCGAATTCAAATCAGAACTTCGAACCAAAGAAATTTCACTCACCATTCAAGAAGTGTATAATGGAACCAGTTCCGAAAATACGGCAATCGCGGAAGTGGTATTCAATTCAGAACAAGCAGGGTCTGCCCTCATCCCTCCCAAAAATACTTGGGCCATTGGAAAGTGGAAAACAAAATCCAATATAGCAAGAATCCAACTTCATAATGATGGAACTTGTGAGATGGGATACGAAACAGCCAAGATGTTATGTACTTGGACGGAGAAAGGGGAAAAAGTCATCGTGAGTTTAGAGGCGACTCTACCACTCACAAACACAGATATTTTGGAAATCAAACGCCGAGGAAATCCTTCAGACCCGATCCTTGAAATCAATGGAAAACACGAATTCATTTCTAACAGAGACGGAGTTTAA
- the cutA gene encoding divalent-cation tolerance protein CutA — translation MNELWEYNTVYSTFSSEDEAKKIAKQVVIERLAGCANIIKGMDSVYIWNGEMEESSEIVCLFKTTKDKSDLLMQRIKELHSYEIPCIVVWPIVSGNPDYLDWLRNSL, via the coding sequence ATGAATGAGTTATGGGAATACAATACAGTCTATTCTACTTTTTCCTCGGAGGACGAGGCTAAAAAAATTGCAAAACAAGTCGTAATCGAGCGACTGGCTGGCTGCGCGAATATCATTAAAGGAATGGATTCTGTTTATATTTGGAACGGTGAAATGGAAGAATCTTCTGAAATCGTATGTCTGTTTAAAACCACGAAGGACAAATCAGACCTTTTAATGCAGAGAATCAAAGAATTACATTCTTACGAAATTCCCTGCATTGTCGTTTGGCCCATTGTCTCTGGAAATCCAGATTATTTGGATTGGTTACGGAATTCTTTGTAG
- a CDS encoding glutathione S-transferase N-terminal domain-containing protein, which produces MTSTLYTFPISHFSEKARWGLELADYPFELRPLVPGEHIQTLKPIVNDLYVPVLETDAGVIQGSGNILDIIEEKAFGHKATPEEKQMEEKIDIQIGKSLQTMLYFHILEYPEIVGKLFLLKPASLSDTIAPPEHFDLIALSLKRRYKITPKNLEVVKQSLDEGNKELISIYKDRKFFNGNSFGRVDLTVASLMGMLAEPKESPAYPWFTSVQMPESFLTWRKELGIELLFDKIKEFYKEFRNQSK; this is translated from the coding sequence ATGACTTCAACCTTATACACTTTCCCAATCTCACACTTTTCTGAAAAAGCCAGATGGGGATTGGAACTTGCAGACTATCCTTTTGAACTAAGACCCTTAGTTCCTGGCGAACACATCCAAACCCTAAAACCAATAGTGAACGATTTGTATGTGCCTGTTTTAGAGACGGATGCTGGTGTCATCCAAGGTTCTGGAAATATATTAGATATTATCGAAGAAAAAGCATTCGGTCATAAAGCAACTCCAGAAGAAAAACAAATGGAAGAAAAAATTGACATTCAAATTGGGAAAAGTTTACAAACGATGCTTTATTTTCATATTCTGGAATATCCAGAAATTGTAGGTAAGTTGTTTTTACTAAAACCGGCTTCGTTATCTGATACGATAGCGCCACCAGAACATTTTGATTTGATTGCTCTTTCCCTTAAAAGAAGATACAAAATCACACCGAAAAACTTAGAAGTCGTAAAACAATCTTTAGATGAAGGTAACAAAGAATTAATTTCTATTTACAAAGATAGAAAGTTTTTTAATGGAAATTCTTTTGGTAGAGTGGACCTAACAGTAGCAAGTCTTATGGGTATGCTTGCTGAACCAAAAGAATCACCTGCCTATCCTTGGTTTACATCAGTTCAAATGCCAGAGTCCTTTCTTACTTGGCGAAAAGAGTTAGGTATTGAATTATTATTCGATAAAATAAAAGAGTTCTACAAAGAATTCCGTAACCAATCCAAATAA